Below is a window of Deltaproteobacteria bacterium DNA.
TATTCTGGATTCCGGAGCGAGTCCGGAATGACACTGTGCAATAACAAGGTTGACACCTTTTTGTCAGACCATCAATTTTTACGATTTATGCAAGATGTCGTGGGTTCCGATTGCGCGGAAGATGGCGCTGCCTTCGTCAAATTCGAAAATAAAACGATATTTCATTGTTACGGAGCCTTCCCAGCGATTTCTCGCCCCTTGAATACGTTTTATACGAAGCGAGGGATGTTTCATGTCATTCATGAGCAGGATCAGTTTCTGATCGAAGCCCTCCCGGATTTCTTTCGGGAGATCCCGGTATTCTTTCCTGAAACGGTTCGTGAAGCGGAAAGCCTTTACTCCTTCAACCACTTGAGCCCCTCTTCGGCATTTCGAAACTCCGGCGACAGCGCCTCCTTTTTGATTTCCTCATCCGCCTCAGCTTCCTTCTGCTGCCATTCCTTGCTCCAGTACCAGGCCTGGGCTGGATCGATGAGTTTCCGCGGTTTCAGGACGATTCCTTCTTCGGAGGCATCGACCTCGACGTAATCGCCCTTGCCGATTCCGAACGCCTTCATGAGCTTTTCCGGAATCCGGATCTGGCCTTGAGAACTGATTTTCATGACGGTAGCCATAAACACCTCGTAAGAAATTAAACAATTAAAAATTTCTTATAATATACAACTTGGGCTGGTGTGGTGTCAAGAGGAAAAAATAGGGGGACAGCTCCAATACTGATCGGCATGGATATTGCTATCTCCTTAATAGTGTAATGAAGCCGCTGAGACGGTTCGATGCCCTATAACCAGCCCCTAAAACTTTTTTTTACGATTCGTGCATTTTTTGCTGGACTCATCCTTCCTTTTCGGGTATGTTACGGGGCATGGAACAAGC
It encodes the following:
- a CDS encoding AbrB/MazE/SpoVT family DNA-binding domain-containing protein; translation: MATVMKISSQGQIRIPEKLMKAFGIGKGDYVEVDASEEGIVLKPRKLIDPAQAWYWSKEWQQKEAEADEEIKKEALSPEFRNAEEGLKWLKE